One Glycine max cultivar Williams 82 chromosome 6, Glycine_max_v4.0, whole genome shotgun sequence DNA segment encodes these proteins:
- the LOC100801192 gene encoding protein TPX2 isoform X1, which produces MAVTTEETGGGATVIDHTYEFSAPRFFDFVRGESDEESLKAELWFDTALSYAPSPAFMPKIKTGRSITVDTLCDFNEADKMQKMLASVDDNVLETNIQQQSMTTKAKEDEADKVQKTSANVEDIVLETNIKPQCVTTVKEDDAPCPDKERSENDYKEDSACLKVSSGEAFVEVAKDACTPKPALLKKVATSTNSKKTQNKKMATNTKTQLKSATVKSIAGTPHLVQENQAIKRQKLDGGKSRQILNAKHQTLPHNKSKLGLTVSASTSKYNKEDRKVYVRETPTTPASVPFVSMAEMMKKFQSSTRDLSLPSFVSHTKPKLTLTRPKEPEFETSQRIRPPRVKSSAELEEEMMAKIPKFKARPVNKKILQTATLPPVPRSTPQLPEFKEFHLETLARAHQNADTASIASTEVSHKQSSWKHHITEPKTPLLQTSLRARPPKVKSSLELEQEELEKIPKFKARPLNKKIFESKGDIGVFYHTKKHVTEPQEFHFATDERIPPPAAMADLFGKLSLKSEPSRNHNPIPRNTTPNPFHLHTEERGAEKEKKLVVDLLQKQWEEENARIPKANPYPYTTDYPVIPPKPEPKQCTRPEPFQLESLVRHEEEMQKEHEERRRMEKEEAQMRAFKAQPIIKEDPIPVPEKVRKPLTQVQEFSLHVNHRAVDRAQFDERIKEKEMMYKRYREESEAARMIEEEKELKQMRRTMVPHARPVPNFDNPFCPQKSSKDITKPKSPNLRVLHRKERRKVFNGTAFSSPAANMR; this is translated from the exons ATGGCGGTGACCACGGAAGAAACCGGCGGTGGCGCCACCGTGATTGACCACACCTACGAGTTCTCGGCGCCGCGATTCTTCGATTTCGTCAGAGGAGAGTCTGATGAGGAATCGCTTAAGGCTGAGCTCTGGTTCGACACCGCTCTCTCCTACGCTCCTTCGC CAGCATTCATGCCTAAAATCAAGACTGGTAGATCTATTACTGTGGATACCTTGTGTGATTTTAATGAAGCTGACAAAATGCAGAAG ATGTTAGCTAGTGTTGATGATAATGTTCTGGAAACCAATATACAACAACAGAGCATGACTACCAAAGCAAAGGAAGATGAAGCTGACAAAGTGCAGAAG acGTCAGCAAATGTTGAGGATATAGTTCTGGAAACCAATATAAAACCACAGTGTGTGACTACTGTAAAGGAAGATGATGCACCTTGCCCTGACAAGGAAAGAAGTGAGAATGATTATAAAGAAGATAGTGCATGCTTAAAGGTTTCATCTGGAGAAGCATTCGTTGAAGTAGCAAAAGATGCTTGCACGCCAAAACCAGCACTACTGAAAAAAGTTGCCACATCCACTAATTCCAAGAAGACACAAAATAAGAAGATGGCCACGAATACAAAAACTCAGTTAAAGTCAGCAACAGTGAAGAGCATTGCAGGGACTCCTCACTTGGTCCAAGAGAATCAAGCCATTAAGAGGCAAAAATTGGATGGAGGAAAATCTAGACAG ATACTGAATGCCAAGCATCAGACATTGCCTCATAATAAGTCAAAATTGGGTTTAACCGTGTCTGCTAGCACCAGTAAATATAACAAAGAGGACAGAAAG GTTTATGTTCGTGAAACACCAACAACACCAGCCTCTGTACCATTTGTATCAATGGCAGAAATGATGAAAAAATTTCAATCTAGTACCAGAGACCTGTCATTGCCCAGCTTTGTTTCTCAC ACAAAACCAAAACTCACATTGACTAGGCCTAAGGAGCCTGAATTTGAGACATCTCAGAGGATTCGCCCACCTAGGGTGAAGAGTAGTGCTGAGCTTGAGGAAGAAATGATGgctaaaattccaaaattcaaGGCTCGACCAGTGAATAAGAAG attttgcaAACTGCAACTTTGCCTCCCGTTCCAAGAAGTACACCACAGCTACCAGAGTTTAAG gaATTTCATCTGGAAACTTTGGCTAGGGCCCATCAGAATGCAGATACAGCTTCAATAGCTTCAACAGAGGTGTCTCATAAG cagagtTCATGGAAGCATCATATTACAGAACCAAAAACACCTTTACTACAAACTTCACTAAGAGCCCGCCCACCCAAAGTGAAAAGCTCATTAGAATTAGAGCAAGAGGAGCTTGAAAAGATCCCTAAATTCAAGGCAAGACCTCTAAATAAGAAG ATCTTTGAAAGCAAAGGGGATATTGGAGTATTCTACCATACCAAGAAACATGTTACCGAACCTCAAGAATTTCACTTTGCCACAGACGAAAGGATTCCGCCACCTGCTGCCATGGCTGATTTATTTGGCAAG CTTTCTTTGAAGTCTGAACCTTCACGTAATCACAACCCAATCCCAAGAAACACGACTCCAAATCCGTTTCATCTCCACACAGAG GAAAGAGGTgctgagaaagagaagaagctgGTCGTGGACCTTCTGCAGAAACAGTGGgaagaggaaaacgcaaggattcCCAAGGCTAATCCATACCCTTACACCACTGATTACCCTGTG ATCCCACCAAAACCAGAACCAAAGCAATGCACAAGACCAGAGCCATTCCAATTGGAGAGCCTGGTGAGACACGAGGAAGAGATGCAAAAGGAACACGAAGAAAGACGCAGAATGGAAAAAGAAGAGGCTCAGATGAGAGCGTTCAAGGCACAACCAATCATAAAAGA GGACCCAATCCCCGTTCCAGAGAAAGTCCGCAAACCCCTCACCCAAGTTCAGGAATTTAGTTTACATGTGAATCATCGGGCAGTGGATAGAGCACAATTTGATGAAAGG attaAGGAAAAGGAAATGATGTACAAACGATACAGAGAAGAGAGTGAAGCAGCAAGAATG atagaggaagagaaagagttGAAACAGATGAGAAGGACAATGGTTCCACATGCTAGGCCAGTTCCTAATTTTGATAATCCATTTTGTCCCCAAAA GTCTTCAAAGGACATAACAAAACCCAAGTCACCAAATTTGCGTGTACTTCATAGAAAGGAAAGACGGAAGGTATTCAATGGAACTGCGTTCTCGAGTCCAGCTGCTAACATGAGATGA
- the LOC100801192 gene encoding protein TPX2 isoform X2: MAVTTEETGGGATVIDHTYEFSAPRFFDFVRGESDEESLKAELWFDTALSYAPSPFMPKIKTGRSITVDTLCDFNEADKMQKMLASVDDNVLETNIQQQSMTTKAKEDEADKVQKTSANVEDIVLETNIKPQCVTTVKEDDAPCPDKERSENDYKEDSACLKVSSGEAFVEVAKDACTPKPALLKKVATSTNSKKTQNKKMATNTKTQLKSATVKSIAGTPHLVQENQAIKRQKLDGGKSRQILNAKHQTLPHNKSKLGLTVSASTSKYNKEDRKVYVRETPTTPASVPFVSMAEMMKKFQSSTRDLSLPSFVSHTKPKLTLTRPKEPEFETSQRIRPPRVKSSAELEEEMMAKIPKFKARPVNKKILQTATLPPVPRSTPQLPEFKEFHLETLARAHQNADTASIASTEVSHKQSSWKHHITEPKTPLLQTSLRARPPKVKSSLELEQEELEKIPKFKARPLNKKIFESKGDIGVFYHTKKHVTEPQEFHFATDERIPPPAAMADLFGKLSLKSEPSRNHNPIPRNTTPNPFHLHTEERGAEKEKKLVVDLLQKQWEEENARIPKANPYPYTTDYPVIPPKPEPKQCTRPEPFQLESLVRHEEEMQKEHEERRRMEKEEAQMRAFKAQPIIKEDPIPVPEKVRKPLTQVQEFSLHVNHRAVDRAQFDERIKEKEMMYKRYREESEAARMIEEEKELKQMRRTMVPHARPVPNFDNPFCPQKSSKDITKPKSPNLRVLHRKERRKVFNGTAFSSPAANMR, from the exons ATGGCGGTGACCACGGAAGAAACCGGCGGTGGCGCCACCGTGATTGACCACACCTACGAGTTCTCGGCGCCGCGATTCTTCGATTTCGTCAGAGGAGAGTCTGATGAGGAATCGCTTAAGGCTGAGCTCTGGTTCGACACCGCTCTCTCCTACGCTCCTTCGC CATTCATGCCTAAAATCAAGACTGGTAGATCTATTACTGTGGATACCTTGTGTGATTTTAATGAAGCTGACAAAATGCAGAAG ATGTTAGCTAGTGTTGATGATAATGTTCTGGAAACCAATATACAACAACAGAGCATGACTACCAAAGCAAAGGAAGATGAAGCTGACAAAGTGCAGAAG acGTCAGCAAATGTTGAGGATATAGTTCTGGAAACCAATATAAAACCACAGTGTGTGACTACTGTAAAGGAAGATGATGCACCTTGCCCTGACAAGGAAAGAAGTGAGAATGATTATAAAGAAGATAGTGCATGCTTAAAGGTTTCATCTGGAGAAGCATTCGTTGAAGTAGCAAAAGATGCTTGCACGCCAAAACCAGCACTACTGAAAAAAGTTGCCACATCCACTAATTCCAAGAAGACACAAAATAAGAAGATGGCCACGAATACAAAAACTCAGTTAAAGTCAGCAACAGTGAAGAGCATTGCAGGGACTCCTCACTTGGTCCAAGAGAATCAAGCCATTAAGAGGCAAAAATTGGATGGAGGAAAATCTAGACAG ATACTGAATGCCAAGCATCAGACATTGCCTCATAATAAGTCAAAATTGGGTTTAACCGTGTCTGCTAGCACCAGTAAATATAACAAAGAGGACAGAAAG GTTTATGTTCGTGAAACACCAACAACACCAGCCTCTGTACCATTTGTATCAATGGCAGAAATGATGAAAAAATTTCAATCTAGTACCAGAGACCTGTCATTGCCCAGCTTTGTTTCTCAC ACAAAACCAAAACTCACATTGACTAGGCCTAAGGAGCCTGAATTTGAGACATCTCAGAGGATTCGCCCACCTAGGGTGAAGAGTAGTGCTGAGCTTGAGGAAGAAATGATGgctaaaattccaaaattcaaGGCTCGACCAGTGAATAAGAAG attttgcaAACTGCAACTTTGCCTCCCGTTCCAAGAAGTACACCACAGCTACCAGAGTTTAAG gaATTTCATCTGGAAACTTTGGCTAGGGCCCATCAGAATGCAGATACAGCTTCAATAGCTTCAACAGAGGTGTCTCATAAG cagagtTCATGGAAGCATCATATTACAGAACCAAAAACACCTTTACTACAAACTTCACTAAGAGCCCGCCCACCCAAAGTGAAAAGCTCATTAGAATTAGAGCAAGAGGAGCTTGAAAAGATCCCTAAATTCAAGGCAAGACCTCTAAATAAGAAG ATCTTTGAAAGCAAAGGGGATATTGGAGTATTCTACCATACCAAGAAACATGTTACCGAACCTCAAGAATTTCACTTTGCCACAGACGAAAGGATTCCGCCACCTGCTGCCATGGCTGATTTATTTGGCAAG CTTTCTTTGAAGTCTGAACCTTCACGTAATCACAACCCAATCCCAAGAAACACGACTCCAAATCCGTTTCATCTCCACACAGAG GAAAGAGGTgctgagaaagagaagaagctgGTCGTGGACCTTCTGCAGAAACAGTGGgaagaggaaaacgcaaggattcCCAAGGCTAATCCATACCCTTACACCACTGATTACCCTGTG ATCCCACCAAAACCAGAACCAAAGCAATGCACAAGACCAGAGCCATTCCAATTGGAGAGCCTGGTGAGACACGAGGAAGAGATGCAAAAGGAACACGAAGAAAGACGCAGAATGGAAAAAGAAGAGGCTCAGATGAGAGCGTTCAAGGCACAACCAATCATAAAAGA GGACCCAATCCCCGTTCCAGAGAAAGTCCGCAAACCCCTCACCCAAGTTCAGGAATTTAGTTTACATGTGAATCATCGGGCAGTGGATAGAGCACAATTTGATGAAAGG attaAGGAAAAGGAAATGATGTACAAACGATACAGAGAAGAGAGTGAAGCAGCAAGAATG atagaggaagagaaagagttGAAACAGATGAGAAGGACAATGGTTCCACATGCTAGGCCAGTTCCTAATTTTGATAATCCATTTTGTCCCCAAAA GTCTTCAAAGGACATAACAAAACCCAAGTCACCAAATTTGCGTGTACTTCATAGAAAGGAAAGACGGAAGGTATTCAATGGAACTGCGTTCTCGAGTCCAGCTGCTAACATGAGATGA
- the LOC100801192 gene encoding protein TPX2 isoform X3, which produces MAVTTEETGGGATVIDHTYEFSAPRFFDFVRGESDEESLKAELWFDTALSYAPSPAFMPKIKTGRSITVDTLCDFNEADKMQKMLASVDDNVLETNIQQQSMTTKAKEDEADKVQKTSANVEDIVLETNIKPQCVTTVKEDDAPCPDKERSENDYKEDSACLKVSSGEAFVEVAKDACTPKPALLKKVATSTNSKKTQNKKMATNTKTQLKSATVKSIAGTPHLVQENQAIKRQKLDGGKSRQILNAKHQTLPHNKSKLGLTVSASTSKYNKEDRKVYVRETPTTPASVPFVSMAEMMKKFQSSTRDLSLPSFVSHTKPKLTLTRPKEPEFETSQRIRPPRVKSSAELEEEMMAKIPKFKARPVNKKILQTATLPPVPRSTPQLPEFKEFHLETLARAHQNADTASIASTEVSHKSSWKHHITEPKTPLLQTSLRARPPKVKSSLELEQEELEKIPKFKARPLNKKIFESKGDIGVFYHTKKHVTEPQEFHFATDERIPPPAAMADLFGKLSLKSEPSRNHNPIPRNTTPNPFHLHTEERGAEKEKKLVVDLLQKQWEEENARIPKANPYPYTTDYPVIPPKPEPKQCTRPEPFQLESLVRHEEEMQKEHEERRRMEKEEAQMRAFKAQPIIKEDPIPVPEKVRKPLTQVQEFSLHVNHRAVDRAQFDERIKEKEMMYKRYREESEAARMIEEEKELKQMRRTMVPHARPVPNFDNPFCPQKSSKDITKPKSPNLRVLHRKERRKVFNGTAFSSPAANMR; this is translated from the exons ATGGCGGTGACCACGGAAGAAACCGGCGGTGGCGCCACCGTGATTGACCACACCTACGAGTTCTCGGCGCCGCGATTCTTCGATTTCGTCAGAGGAGAGTCTGATGAGGAATCGCTTAAGGCTGAGCTCTGGTTCGACACCGCTCTCTCCTACGCTCCTTCGC CAGCATTCATGCCTAAAATCAAGACTGGTAGATCTATTACTGTGGATACCTTGTGTGATTTTAATGAAGCTGACAAAATGCAGAAG ATGTTAGCTAGTGTTGATGATAATGTTCTGGAAACCAATATACAACAACAGAGCATGACTACCAAAGCAAAGGAAGATGAAGCTGACAAAGTGCAGAAG acGTCAGCAAATGTTGAGGATATAGTTCTGGAAACCAATATAAAACCACAGTGTGTGACTACTGTAAAGGAAGATGATGCACCTTGCCCTGACAAGGAAAGAAGTGAGAATGATTATAAAGAAGATAGTGCATGCTTAAAGGTTTCATCTGGAGAAGCATTCGTTGAAGTAGCAAAAGATGCTTGCACGCCAAAACCAGCACTACTGAAAAAAGTTGCCACATCCACTAATTCCAAGAAGACACAAAATAAGAAGATGGCCACGAATACAAAAACTCAGTTAAAGTCAGCAACAGTGAAGAGCATTGCAGGGACTCCTCACTTGGTCCAAGAGAATCAAGCCATTAAGAGGCAAAAATTGGATGGAGGAAAATCTAGACAG ATACTGAATGCCAAGCATCAGACATTGCCTCATAATAAGTCAAAATTGGGTTTAACCGTGTCTGCTAGCACCAGTAAATATAACAAAGAGGACAGAAAG GTTTATGTTCGTGAAACACCAACAACACCAGCCTCTGTACCATTTGTATCAATGGCAGAAATGATGAAAAAATTTCAATCTAGTACCAGAGACCTGTCATTGCCCAGCTTTGTTTCTCAC ACAAAACCAAAACTCACATTGACTAGGCCTAAGGAGCCTGAATTTGAGACATCTCAGAGGATTCGCCCACCTAGGGTGAAGAGTAGTGCTGAGCTTGAGGAAGAAATGATGgctaaaattccaaaattcaaGGCTCGACCAGTGAATAAGAAG attttgcaAACTGCAACTTTGCCTCCCGTTCCAAGAAGTACACCACAGCTACCAGAGTTTAAG gaATTTCATCTGGAAACTTTGGCTAGGGCCCATCAGAATGCAGATACAGCTTCAATAGCTTCAACAGAGGTGTCTCATAAG agtTCATGGAAGCATCATATTACAGAACCAAAAACACCTTTACTACAAACTTCACTAAGAGCCCGCCCACCCAAAGTGAAAAGCTCATTAGAATTAGAGCAAGAGGAGCTTGAAAAGATCCCTAAATTCAAGGCAAGACCTCTAAATAAGAAG ATCTTTGAAAGCAAAGGGGATATTGGAGTATTCTACCATACCAAGAAACATGTTACCGAACCTCAAGAATTTCACTTTGCCACAGACGAAAGGATTCCGCCACCTGCTGCCATGGCTGATTTATTTGGCAAG CTTTCTTTGAAGTCTGAACCTTCACGTAATCACAACCCAATCCCAAGAAACACGACTCCAAATCCGTTTCATCTCCACACAGAG GAAAGAGGTgctgagaaagagaagaagctgGTCGTGGACCTTCTGCAGAAACAGTGGgaagaggaaaacgcaaggattcCCAAGGCTAATCCATACCCTTACACCACTGATTACCCTGTG ATCCCACCAAAACCAGAACCAAAGCAATGCACAAGACCAGAGCCATTCCAATTGGAGAGCCTGGTGAGACACGAGGAAGAGATGCAAAAGGAACACGAAGAAAGACGCAGAATGGAAAAAGAAGAGGCTCAGATGAGAGCGTTCAAGGCACAACCAATCATAAAAGA GGACCCAATCCCCGTTCCAGAGAAAGTCCGCAAACCCCTCACCCAAGTTCAGGAATTTAGTTTACATGTGAATCATCGGGCAGTGGATAGAGCACAATTTGATGAAAGG attaAGGAAAAGGAAATGATGTACAAACGATACAGAGAAGAGAGTGAAGCAGCAAGAATG atagaggaagagaaagagttGAAACAGATGAGAAGGACAATGGTTCCACATGCTAGGCCAGTTCCTAATTTTGATAATCCATTTTGTCCCCAAAA GTCTTCAAAGGACATAACAAAACCCAAGTCACCAAATTTGCGTGTACTTCATAGAAAGGAAAGACGGAAGGTATTCAATGGAACTGCGTTCTCGAGTCCAGCTGCTAACATGAGATGA
- the LOC100801192 gene encoding protein TPX2 isoform X4 — protein sequence MAVTTEETGGGATVIDHTYEFSAPRFFDFVRGESDEESLKAELWFDTALSYAPSPFMPKIKTGRSITVDTLCDFNEADKMQKMLASVDDNVLETNIQQQSMTTKAKEDEADKVQKTSANVEDIVLETNIKPQCVTTVKEDDAPCPDKERSENDYKEDSACLKVSSGEAFVEVAKDACTPKPALLKKVATSTNSKKTQNKKMATNTKTQLKSATVKSIAGTPHLVQENQAIKRQKLDGGKSRQILNAKHQTLPHNKSKLGLTVSASTSKYNKEDRKVYVRETPTTPASVPFVSMAEMMKKFQSSTRDLSLPSFVSHTKPKLTLTRPKEPEFETSQRIRPPRVKSSAELEEEMMAKIPKFKARPVNKKILQTATLPPVPRSTPQLPEFKEFHLETLARAHQNADTASIASTEVSHKSSWKHHITEPKTPLLQTSLRARPPKVKSSLELEQEELEKIPKFKARPLNKKIFESKGDIGVFYHTKKHVTEPQEFHFATDERIPPPAAMADLFGKLSLKSEPSRNHNPIPRNTTPNPFHLHTEERGAEKEKKLVVDLLQKQWEEENARIPKANPYPYTTDYPVIPPKPEPKQCTRPEPFQLESLVRHEEEMQKEHEERRRMEKEEAQMRAFKAQPIIKEDPIPVPEKVRKPLTQVQEFSLHVNHRAVDRAQFDERIKEKEMMYKRYREESEAARMIEEEKELKQMRRTMVPHARPVPNFDNPFCPQKSSKDITKPKSPNLRVLHRKERRKVFNGTAFSSPAANMR from the exons ATGGCGGTGACCACGGAAGAAACCGGCGGTGGCGCCACCGTGATTGACCACACCTACGAGTTCTCGGCGCCGCGATTCTTCGATTTCGTCAGAGGAGAGTCTGATGAGGAATCGCTTAAGGCTGAGCTCTGGTTCGACACCGCTCTCTCCTACGCTCCTTCGC CATTCATGCCTAAAATCAAGACTGGTAGATCTATTACTGTGGATACCTTGTGTGATTTTAATGAAGCTGACAAAATGCAGAAG ATGTTAGCTAGTGTTGATGATAATGTTCTGGAAACCAATATACAACAACAGAGCATGACTACCAAAGCAAAGGAAGATGAAGCTGACAAAGTGCAGAAG acGTCAGCAAATGTTGAGGATATAGTTCTGGAAACCAATATAAAACCACAGTGTGTGACTACTGTAAAGGAAGATGATGCACCTTGCCCTGACAAGGAAAGAAGTGAGAATGATTATAAAGAAGATAGTGCATGCTTAAAGGTTTCATCTGGAGAAGCATTCGTTGAAGTAGCAAAAGATGCTTGCACGCCAAAACCAGCACTACTGAAAAAAGTTGCCACATCCACTAATTCCAAGAAGACACAAAATAAGAAGATGGCCACGAATACAAAAACTCAGTTAAAGTCAGCAACAGTGAAGAGCATTGCAGGGACTCCTCACTTGGTCCAAGAGAATCAAGCCATTAAGAGGCAAAAATTGGATGGAGGAAAATCTAGACAG ATACTGAATGCCAAGCATCAGACATTGCCTCATAATAAGTCAAAATTGGGTTTAACCGTGTCTGCTAGCACCAGTAAATATAACAAAGAGGACAGAAAG GTTTATGTTCGTGAAACACCAACAACACCAGCCTCTGTACCATTTGTATCAATGGCAGAAATGATGAAAAAATTTCAATCTAGTACCAGAGACCTGTCATTGCCCAGCTTTGTTTCTCAC ACAAAACCAAAACTCACATTGACTAGGCCTAAGGAGCCTGAATTTGAGACATCTCAGAGGATTCGCCCACCTAGGGTGAAGAGTAGTGCTGAGCTTGAGGAAGAAATGATGgctaaaattccaaaattcaaGGCTCGACCAGTGAATAAGAAG attttgcaAACTGCAACTTTGCCTCCCGTTCCAAGAAGTACACCACAGCTACCAGAGTTTAAG gaATTTCATCTGGAAACTTTGGCTAGGGCCCATCAGAATGCAGATACAGCTTCAATAGCTTCAACAGAGGTGTCTCATAAG agtTCATGGAAGCATCATATTACAGAACCAAAAACACCTTTACTACAAACTTCACTAAGAGCCCGCCCACCCAAAGTGAAAAGCTCATTAGAATTAGAGCAAGAGGAGCTTGAAAAGATCCCTAAATTCAAGGCAAGACCTCTAAATAAGAAG ATCTTTGAAAGCAAAGGGGATATTGGAGTATTCTACCATACCAAGAAACATGTTACCGAACCTCAAGAATTTCACTTTGCCACAGACGAAAGGATTCCGCCACCTGCTGCCATGGCTGATTTATTTGGCAAG CTTTCTTTGAAGTCTGAACCTTCACGTAATCACAACCCAATCCCAAGAAACACGACTCCAAATCCGTTTCATCTCCACACAGAG GAAAGAGGTgctgagaaagagaagaagctgGTCGTGGACCTTCTGCAGAAACAGTGGgaagaggaaaacgcaaggattcCCAAGGCTAATCCATACCCTTACACCACTGATTACCCTGTG ATCCCACCAAAACCAGAACCAAAGCAATGCACAAGACCAGAGCCATTCCAATTGGAGAGCCTGGTGAGACACGAGGAAGAGATGCAAAAGGAACACGAAGAAAGACGCAGAATGGAAAAAGAAGAGGCTCAGATGAGAGCGTTCAAGGCACAACCAATCATAAAAGA GGACCCAATCCCCGTTCCAGAGAAAGTCCGCAAACCCCTCACCCAAGTTCAGGAATTTAGTTTACATGTGAATCATCGGGCAGTGGATAGAGCACAATTTGATGAAAGG attaAGGAAAAGGAAATGATGTACAAACGATACAGAGAAGAGAGTGAAGCAGCAAGAATG atagaggaagagaaagagttGAAACAGATGAGAAGGACAATGGTTCCACATGCTAGGCCAGTTCCTAATTTTGATAATCCATTTTGTCCCCAAAA GTCTTCAAAGGACATAACAAAACCCAAGTCACCAAATTTGCGTGTACTTCATAGAAAGGAAAGACGGAAGGTATTCAATGGAACTGCGTTCTCGAGTCCAGCTGCTAACATGAGATGA